A window of the Virgibacillus pantothenticus genome harbors these coding sequences:
- a CDS encoding PspC domain-containing protein: MKRLYRSETNKMVAGVLGGLGEYFRIDPTILRLLFVVVLFMSFFTVAIIYLVAAVIIPAEGEIR, translated from the coding sequence ATGAAAAGGTTATACCGTTCAGAAACTAATAAGATGGTAGCAGGAGTATTAGGTGGATTAGGAGAGTATTTTCGTATTGACCCCACTATTTTAAGGCTCTTATTTGTTGTTGTATTGTTTATGAGTTTTTTTACGGTAGCTATTATTTATCTAGTTGCTGCGGTCATTATTCCAGCTGAAGGGGAGATCCGTTAA
- a CDS encoding YojF family protein: MKPIQIELVQQWLDKFINQTVYIHVETTNGAYASHLDEKAYNVGAYVRNVQITYNQAKIVGEGNAYRVGLKTNNGWIYAEGLTDWTIHEGSKILLAGHDREGRLMVALQISETPFDY; this comes from the coding sequence ATGAAACCAATTCAAATCGAACTAGTACAACAGTGGTTGGATAAATTTATAAATCAAACAGTTTATATTCATGTAGAAACGACAAATGGTGCATATGCTAGTCATTTAGATGAAAAAGCATATAATGTAGGCGCATATGTTAGAAATGTACAAATTACTTATAATCAGGCTAAAATTGTAGGAGAAGGAAACGCTTATCGGGTCGGCTTAAAAACGAACAATGGCTGGATTTATGCAGAAGGACTAACAGACTGGACGATCCATGAAGGGTCGAAAATTCTACTTGCTGGACATGATCGTGAAGGACGATTAATGGTAGCATTGCAAATTAGTGAAACGCCATTTGACTATTAA
- a CDS encoding phage holin family protein codes for MRWLLSIVLNAVALIVVAQLFDSFHLEGFGTAVLASLILSILNILVKPILVILTLPVTMLTLGLFLFIINAITLMMTQAVMGSSFVIDGFGTAVLAAIIISIINVLLNRLVQDSFK; via the coding sequence ATGAGATGGCTTTTATCTATCGTCCTGAACGCCGTGGCACTTATCGTCGTTGCCCAGCTATTTGATTCTTTTCATTTAGAAGGTTTTGGCACAGCTGTGTTGGCGAGCCTCATTCTATCGATTTTAAATATCCTTGTAAAGCCCATTTTAGTTATATTGACTTTACCTGTTACCATGCTTACTTTAGGGCTCTTTCTATTTATTATTAATGCGATTACGCTTATGATGACACAAGCAGTAATGGGCAGCTCCTTTGTTATCGATGGATTTGGCACAGCTGTTTTGGCTGCGATTATTATTTCGATTATTAATGTGTTATTAAATCGGTTAGTGCAAGACTCTTTTAAGTAA
- a CDS encoding acyltransferase, protein MRRTKRYPVQHTNSLWQIYKTISFWKVVRNFIVIQLARYTPFLPVKNWLYRRCLAMKIGRHTAFALMVMPDIMFPEKITVGENCVIGYNTTILAHEYLITEYRIGEVTIGDEVMVGANTTILPGVHIGNGAIVSAGTLVHKDVPEGAFVGGNPMRIIHTKEERNDKTKQDESR, encoded by the coding sequence ATGCGAAGAACCAAGCGTTATCCTGTTCAACATACCAATTCCTTATGGCAAATTTATAAAACTATTTCGTTTTGGAAAGTTGTCCGCAATTTTATCGTTATTCAACTGGCTAGGTATACCCCATTTTTACCCGTTAAAAATTGGCTTTATCGCCGCTGCCTAGCGATGAAAATTGGTAGACACACTGCATTTGCTCTCATGGTAATGCCAGACATTATGTTTCCTGAGAAAATAACGGTGGGGGAAAATTGTGTCATCGGTTATAATACGACGATTCTAGCTCATGAATACTTAATTACAGAATATCGGATCGGTGAGGTTACTATTGGTGATGAAGTGATGGTTGGAGCAAATACAACTATTTTACCTGGGGTGCATATTGGAAATGGAGCGATTGTATCAGCTGGTACATTGGTCCATAAAGATGTGCCTGAAGGGGCATTTGTTGGTGGGAACCCGATGCGAATCATCCATACAAAGGAAGAGAGGAATGACAAAACGAAACAGGACGAAAGCAGGTGA
- a CDS encoding nucleoside recognition domain-containing protein: protein MKGTVQRGLKQGFLTTWTLGKVIFPITLIVTILQFTPILPWVIEKLTPLMGLFGLSGEAAVPLVLGNALNLYAGIAAIVSFEFTVKEVFIMAIMLSFSHNLFIESAVASRVGVSWWLISGIRVALALIAGTVINLVWNGGAEQAVYGFISNSDPALNGWIEIAVHGLQTAAIAILQLAFIVIPLMVIMQFLREMGWLTKLSKGFAPFTRALGMKENTSMTMVAGLTIGLAYGAGVMIQAVKEDGVEKKDMMLALIFLVSCHAVVEDTLVFIPLGIPVWPLLIIRLATAIILTMIIAFIWNRLEKDKRKEPATNEHSYNTF from the coding sequence ATGAAGGGAACCGTACAACGAGGGCTCAAACAAGGGTTTTTAACGACTTGGACATTAGGGAAGGTCATCTTTCCGATTACGTTAATTGTAACTATCTTACAGTTCACACCAATACTTCCTTGGGTTATAGAAAAATTAACCCCATTAATGGGATTGTTTGGCTTGTCCGGAGAAGCAGCCGTTCCATTAGTGTTAGGAAATGCTTTAAACTTATATGCAGGTATAGCGGCAATTGTTTCTTTTGAATTTACGGTAAAAGAAGTTTTTATCATGGCGATCATGCTATCATTTTCACATAATTTGTTTATTGAATCCGCAGTTGCTTCCAGAGTTGGCGTAAGCTGGTGGCTTATTTCTGGAATTCGAGTTGCTCTAGCGCTGATTGCAGGAACGGTAATTAATCTAGTATGGAATGGCGGAGCTGAGCAAGCGGTATATGGATTTATTTCCAATTCTGATCCCGCTTTAAATGGATGGATAGAAATCGCTGTACATGGATTGCAAACAGCTGCTATTGCTATACTTCAATTAGCATTTATTGTCATACCACTGATGGTTATCATGCAATTTTTACGGGAAATGGGCTGGCTGACAAAGCTTTCCAAAGGATTTGCCCCATTTACACGAGCTCTAGGTATGAAGGAAAATACTTCCATGACGATGGTTGCCGGATTAACTATTGGTTTAGCTTATGGAGCTGGCGTTATGATCCAAGCTGTAAAGGAAGATGGGGTGGAGAAGAAGGATATGATGCTCGCACTTATCTTTCTTGTTTCTTGTCATGCGGTGGTAGAAGATACATTGGTATTTATTCCACTTGGCATCCCAGTTTGGCCATTATTAATTATTCGCTTAGCTACAGCTATAATATTAACGATGATCATAGCATTTATTTGGAATAGACTAGAGAAGGACAAAAGAAAGGAACCAGCAACAAATGAGCATTCGTACAATACTTTTTGA
- the lgt gene encoding prolipoprotein diacylglyceryl transferase has translation MSCSAEPLDRVFLQIGSFPIYWYGVIIAAGAFLGLLLANREASRIGMKKDIMVDLVVFAIPIAIISARIYYVIFEWDQYAGGSWTDIVAIWEGGIAIHGALIGAVLTAIVYARVKNESFWQLADIAAPSLILAQAIGRWGNFMNQEAHGGPISSAAYESFHQYLPDFIMNQMCIDGVMYHPTFLYESVWNILVFALLLLLRRFNPLRGEIFLSYAIMYSIGRFFIEDMRTDSLYVFGDLRQAQVISIVIILVALILIIYRRRTSQVRYLDIMREQSLSKKAKSAAAKNKKKKKK, from the coding sequence ATGAGCTGTTCAGCAGAACCACTAGACAGAGTATTTTTGCAAATAGGGTCTTTTCCCATTTATTGGTATGGCGTTATTATTGCTGCTGGAGCCTTTTTAGGTCTTCTATTAGCGAACCGTGAAGCAAGTCGAATTGGGATGAAAAAAGATATTATGGTTGATTTAGTGGTTTTTGCTATTCCAATTGCCATTATTTCAGCAAGAATTTATTATGTCATTTTTGAATGGGATCAGTATGCAGGTGGAAGCTGGACGGATATAGTCGCCATTTGGGAAGGCGGAATCGCGATTCATGGTGCGCTAATTGGTGCTGTTTTAACAGCTATTGTCTATGCTCGTGTGAAAAATGAATCGTTTTGGCAATTAGCAGATATTGCTGCTCCAAGTCTTATTTTAGCACAGGCAATAGGGCGTTGGGGCAATTTTATGAATCAAGAGGCACATGGAGGACCTATTTCTTCAGCTGCATACGAAAGTTTCCATCAATATTTACCTGATTTTATTATGAATCAGATGTGTATTGATGGTGTTATGTATCATCCAACCTTTCTATATGAGTCGGTTTGGAATATCCTAGTCTTTGCATTACTACTGCTGTTAAGGAGATTTAACCCTCTTCGTGGTGAAATTTTCTTAAGCTATGCGATTATGTATTCGATCGGACGTTTCTTCATTGAAGATATGCGTACAGACAGTCTGTATGTTTTTGGTGACCTGCGTCAGGCACAAGTTATTTCGATTGTGATTATACTAGTTGCGCTTATTTTAATCATTTATCGTCGTAGAACGTCCCAAGTCCGCTATTTGGATATTATGAGAGAACAATCGCTCTCAAAGAAAGCAAAATCTGCGGCGGCTAAGAACAAGAAGAAGAAAAAGAAATAA
- a CDS encoding glycerol-3-phosphate dehydrogenase/oxidase — translation MSTFSSFHRQDKLTNMENKPLDLLVIGGGITGSGIALDAVMRGMNTGLVEMQDFAAGTSSRSTKLVHGGLRYLKQMEVKMVAEVGRERAVVYENGPHVTTPEWMMLPFHKGGTFGPFTTNIGLRVYDLLAGVKKSERRKMLNKEEALAKEPLIKQDGLKGAGYYVEYKTDDARLTIEVLKKAVQKGVHAVNYAKAIDFIYDQNQQVTGAVIEDQIHGKHYKVYAKKIINAGGPWVDELREIDGSKQGKALHLTKGVHLVFSKKVFPLQQAIYFDSPDGRMIFAIPRENVTYVGTTDTSYKGDIANPTMTVADRDYILDAIHYMFPSLNITADHVESSWAGLRPLIAEEGTDNPSEISRKDEIFISDSGLISMAGGKLTGYRKMAEEAVDTVAKRLKEEDGILYSKSDTVHLPISGGEVGGSKGFAKFIVRKTDEAIAEGMDEATAKRLIHRYGANFDQILEFYRNKQQEASDEGMDRCLFAELIYAMEYESAYKPVDFFIRRTGSLFFEIDWVRAHQEKVIAYMAKELEWTEEQTEEYTNELNTAIAEAVHPQANN, via the coding sequence ATGAGTACTTTTTCAAGTTTTCACCGTCAGGATAAATTAACAAATATGGAAAATAAGCCACTGGATTTATTAGTAATCGGTGGGGGTATTACGGGATCAGGCATTGCTTTGGACGCTGTCATGAGAGGAATGAATACAGGCTTAGTTGAGATGCAGGACTTTGCAGCAGGTACGTCCAGTCGCTCAACTAAACTCGTTCACGGCGGTCTTCGCTACTTAAAGCAAATGGAAGTAAAAATGGTGGCAGAAGTTGGACGGGAGCGAGCAGTCGTATACGAAAATGGCCCCCATGTAACAACTCCAGAGTGGATGATGCTTCCATTTCATAAGGGTGGGACATTTGGTCCGTTTACCACTAATATTGGCTTACGTGTATATGATTTATTAGCCGGAGTCAAAAAATCAGAACGGCGAAAAATGTTAAATAAGGAAGAGGCACTGGCAAAAGAGCCGTTAATTAAACAAGATGGCTTAAAAGGTGCAGGTTATTACGTAGAATATAAAACAGACGATGCCCGTCTTACCATTGAAGTACTAAAAAAGGCAGTACAAAAAGGGGTTCATGCAGTAAATTATGCAAAGGCTATTGATTTTATATACGACCAAAACCAGCAAGTAACAGGTGCTGTAATAGAAGATCAAATTCATGGAAAGCACTATAAAGTGTATGCAAAAAAAATAATTAATGCTGGTGGTCCTTGGGTAGATGAGCTAAGAGAAATAGACGGATCGAAACAAGGAAAAGCACTACACCTCACGAAAGGTGTACATCTTGTATTTTCGAAAAAAGTCTTTCCATTACAACAAGCAATTTATTTCGATAGCCCGGATGGACGGATGATTTTTGCTATACCACGGGAAAATGTGACATATGTAGGAACAACCGATACGAGTTATAAAGGAGATATCGCAAATCCAACGATGACGGTCGCTGATCGTGATTATATTTTGGATGCGATTCACTATATGTTCCCATCATTAAATATTACCGCAGATCATGTTGAATCAAGCTGGGCTGGATTACGTCCATTAATTGCGGAAGAAGGCACAGACAATCCGAGTGAAATATCACGGAAGGATGAAATATTTATCTCTGACTCGGGGCTGATATCGATGGCGGGTGGAAAGCTGACAGGTTATCGCAAAATGGCGGAAGAAGCAGTAGATACAGTTGCCAAACGGTTAAAAGAGGAGGATGGCATTTTATACTCTAAATCAGATACCGTGCACCTGCCAATCTCAGGAGGAGAAGTTGGCGGTTCCAAGGGCTTTGCGAAATTTATAGTTCGAAAAACTGATGAAGCAATAGCTGAAGGAATGGATGAAGCAACTGCAAAACGCCTGATTCATCGATACGGAGCGAACTTTGATCAAATCTTGGAATTTTATCGAAACAAACAACAGGAAGCAAGTGATGAAGGTATGGATCGCTGTCTATTTGCCGAACTTATATATGCCATGGAGTACGAGTCCGCATACAAGCCAGTAGATTTCTTCATTAGACGGACAGGTTCGTTGTTTTTTGAAATCGACTGGGTGAGAGCACATCAAGAGAAAGTGATTGCATATATGGCTAAAGAATTAGAGTGGACAGAGGAGCAAACAGAAGAATATACCAATGAGTTAAACACGGCGATCGCTGAGGCTGTCCATCCACAAGCAAATAATTAA
- the bshB2 gene encoding bacillithiol biosynthesis deacetylase BshB2, with the protein MEKHVVVILPHPDDESFGSAGSIAEFRSQGIPVTYLCGTLGEMGRNMGNPPFANRETLPEIRKQELKKACDVLDMNLQMLGYRDKTIEFEDRTEVANHLQHILEEIKPSLVITHYPGYAVHPDHNALGAAAIQAVEQMEEDHRPVVWAQAFARGFQEKLGDPDVINDVEAYFETKMDAILCHQSQAGGIIGDLKDYKALGADVLQEAKTRFGKETFYIWKFQ; encoded by the coding sequence ATGGAAAAACATGTTGTTGTTATATTGCCTCACCCAGATGATGAATCGTTTGGCTCTGCTGGATCCATTGCAGAATTCCGTAGTCAGGGAATTCCAGTGACTTATTTATGTGGAACGCTTGGTGAGATGGGCAGAAATATGGGCAATCCACCATTTGCCAATCGAGAAACGTTACCAGAGATTCGTAAGCAAGAGTTGAAAAAGGCATGTGATGTGTTAGACATGAATTTACAGATGCTAGGTTATCGAGATAAAACGATCGAATTTGAAGATCGTACAGAAGTAGCTAACCATTTGCAGCATATTTTAGAAGAAATAAAGCCAAGTCTAGTTATTACGCATTATCCTGGTTATGCAGTACATCCAGATCATAATGCACTTGGAGCAGCTGCTATTCAAGCTGTCGAGCAGATGGAAGAAGATCACCGCCCGGTTGTTTGGGCACAAGCGTTTGCCAGAGGCTTTCAAGAAAAGTTAGGTGATCCAGATGTCATCAATGATGTAGAAGCTTATTTTGAAACGAAAATGGATGCGATCTTATGTCATCAATCGCAAGCCGGTGGCATTATAGGTGATTTAAAGGACTATAAGGCATTAGGCGCAGACGTTTTACAAGAAGCGAAAACTCGATTTGGAAAAGAAACATTTTATATTTGGAAATTCCAATAA
- the hprK gene encoding HPr(Ser) kinase/phosphatase, whose protein sequence is MSTVRTKDLLENFNLTLMAGKDGLYREITTGDISRPGIEMTGYFKYYPKERLQLIGRTEMAYFLELSDEEKASRVDQLCTDITPGIVVTRNMEIPQVMIDAANESGVPILHSKQKTTRVISRLTNFLEAKFAPFTAIHGVLVDVYGVGVLIMGQSGVGKSETALELVKRGHRLVADDSVEIRQEDYDSLIGNSPPLIEHLLEIRGLGIINVMTLFGAGSVRNYKKISLIINLENWDQHKQYDRLGLDEDKMKIMDVELPKATIPVRPGRNLAVIIEVAAMNFRLKRMGVNAAEEFSERLTSMIDQETDHHL, encoded by the coding sequence ATGTCAACAGTTCGCACAAAAGATTTACTAGAAAATTTTAATCTAACACTAATGGCGGGAAAAGATGGCTTGTATAGAGAAATTACGACTGGAGATATTTCTCGACCGGGCATTGAAATGACAGGTTATTTCAAATATTATCCTAAAGAGAGACTTCAACTAATAGGAAGAACAGAAATGGCTTATTTTTTGGAACTCAGTGACGAGGAAAAAGCCAGTCGAGTAGATCAACTATGTACAGATATTACTCCGGGGATAGTAGTTACAAGAAATATGGAAATTCCTCAAGTTATGATTGATGCCGCTAACGAATCAGGCGTTCCTATTTTGCATTCTAAACAAAAAACAACGCGAGTTATTAGCAGATTAACCAATTTTCTAGAAGCCAAATTTGCTCCATTTACTGCTATACATGGAGTTCTCGTTGACGTTTATGGAGTCGGTGTGCTTATCATGGGGCAAAGTGGAGTAGGGAAAAGTGAAACAGCCCTAGAACTCGTAAAGCGGGGGCATCGGCTAGTTGCTGATGATAGTGTAGAAATTCGTCAGGAAGATTATGATAGCTTAATTGGGAATTCGCCTCCATTAATCGAGCATTTGCTGGAAATACGGGGGCTAGGAATCATTAATGTAATGACATTGTTTGGAGCAGGATCTGTACGAAACTATAAAAAAATTTCCCTAATTATCAATTTGGAGAATTGGGATCAACATAAGCAGTATGATCGTCTTGGCTTGGATGAAGACAAGATGAAGATTATGGATGTGGAGTTACCAAAAGCGACGATTCCAGTTCGACCAGGACGAAATCTAGCTGTCATTATTGAAGTTGCAGCAATGAATTTTCGTCTCAAACGGATGGGAGTCAATGCGGCAGAAGAGTTTTCTGAGCGATTAACAAGTATGATTGATCAAGAGACGGATCATCACTTGTAA
- the ppaX gene encoding pyrophosphatase PpaX, which produces MSIRTILFDLDGTLIDTNELIIASFFHTFGQYNYQFTREEIIEFNGPPLLDTFKAIDAEKAERMVQTYRTHNMKEHDNYVKAFPFVEETLKQLKQNGMKLGVVTTKMRQGVKKGLATTDLEPYFDTVITLDDVKHPKPHAEPVMKAMDKLAADAATTLMVGDNSHDLEAGKNAGVQTAGVAWSFKGKERLMQYKPTYMLEDMRDLLTITGV; this is translated from the coding sequence ATGAGCATTCGTACAATACTTTTTGATTTGGATGGAACACTAATTGATACAAACGAGTTAATTATTGCGTCGTTTTTTCATACATTTGGGCAATATAATTATCAGTTTACTCGAGAAGAAATTATTGAATTTAATGGTCCGCCTTTATTGGATACGTTTAAGGCAATTGATGCAGAAAAAGCAGAGCGCATGGTGCAAACGTATCGAACCCATAATATGAAGGAACATGATAACTATGTAAAGGCATTTCCTTTTGTAGAAGAAACATTGAAACAGTTAAAGCAAAACGGAATGAAGCTTGGAGTCGTTACAACTAAAATGCGTCAAGGCGTGAAAAAGGGACTGGCAACAACTGATTTGGAGCCATATTTTGATACTGTTATTACGTTGGATGATGTGAAACATCCAAAACCACACGCAGAACCAGTAATGAAAGCAATGGATAAGTTAGCGGCTGATGCGGCTACGACATTAATGGTAGGTGACAATTCACATGACCTGGAGGCAGGGAAAAACGCCGGTGTGCAAACTGCCGGTGTAGCATGGTCCTTTAAAGGGAAAGAGCGCTTAATGCAATATAAGCCTACGTACATGCTGGAAGATATGCGTGATCTTTTAACAATTACAGGAGTGTAA
- a CDS encoding glycerol-3-phosphate responsive antiterminator, producing the protein MQVPTGILPAIRKMKDFDKALETGYPTIVILETRLSQIKSLVSYTKKSNKNILIHFDLIQGLKSDDYGMEYVLREIKPDGILSTRANVIRMAKKHGLLAIQRMFLLDSLALEQNLKLIENAQPDCIEVLPGLMPTMIQHINEQTNLPVIAGGLIKTIDQVREALEAGAVAISTSNTDLW; encoded by the coding sequence TTGCAAGTGCCGACTGGTATATTACCAGCCATACGCAAGATGAAGGACTTTGATAAAGCTTTAGAAACAGGATATCCGACGATTGTCATTTTAGAAACACGTTTATCGCAGATCAAGAGTCTCGTTTCATACACAAAAAAATCAAATAAGAACATTTTAATTCACTTTGACCTAATTCAAGGTTTGAAGTCAGATGATTACGGGATGGAATATGTGCTTCGGGAAATTAAACCGGATGGGATTTTATCCACAAGAGCAAATGTAATTCGTATGGCTAAAAAGCATGGTCTGCTCGCTATCCAACGGATGTTTTTATTAGATAGTTTGGCATTAGAACAAAACTTGAAATTGATTGAAAATGCGCAGCCAGACTGCATTGAAGTGTTACCAGGGTTAATGCCGACAATGATTCAGCATATTAATGAGCAAACAAATCTACCGGTTATTGCTGGAGGTCTCATAAAAACGATTGATCAAGTAAGGGAAGCCTTAGAGGCAGGAGCTGTTGCAATTTCGACATCTAATACGGATCTTTGGTGA